In the Streptomyces formicae genome, one interval contains:
- a CDS encoding anthranilate synthase family protein: MQLTELLADDRPFALLRRRTPGRDHDTVEVLTGPTATYERLADIPEGLALVPFRQIRERGFDVRDDGTPLTVLAPEQTYELPLDEALDALPSHEVRVEGGAFDVDDEHYGRIVERVLRDEIGRGEGANFVIRRTYEGEIPGFGRADALALFRRLLLGERGAYWTYVVHTGERTLVGASPEVHVRMSGGTVVMNPISGTYRYPAEGPTPEDLLAFLADGKEIEELSMVVDEELKMMCTVGDMGGVVVGPRLKEMAHLAHTEYELRGKSSLDVREVLKETMFAATVTGSPVQNACRVIERHEAGGRGYYAGALALIGRDAGGAQTLDSPILIRTADISPAGRLRVPVGATLVRGSDPAGEVAETHAKAAGVLAALGVRPGRPRHEDARPALADDPRVRAALDGRRSGLAPFWLRMQEPSRELAGHALVVDGEDTFTAMLAHVLRSSGLTVSVRRYDEPGLREEVLAHEGPVVLGPGPGDPSDLTDPKMRFLRSLAAEVIGKHRHGVLGVCLGHELIAAELGLEIVRKDVPHQGAQTRVDLFGRPETVGFYNSFVARCDDEAAAELAAHGVEVSRDAANGEVHAVRGPGFGGVQFHPESVLTLRGAAIVRELLGQLLGAAGTSTFSERRPAR, encoded by the coding sequence ATGCAGCTGACAGAACTCCTTGCCGACGACCGCCCGTTCGCCCTGCTCCGCCGCCGCACGCCGGGGCGCGACCACGACACGGTCGAGGTCCTGACCGGTCCGACGGCCACCTACGAACGGCTCGCCGACATCCCCGAGGGCCTCGCCCTCGTCCCCTTCCGGCAGATCAGGGAGCGCGGCTTCGACGTCCGCGACGACGGCACGCCGCTGACGGTCCTGGCCCCCGAGCAGACGTACGAACTCCCGCTCGACGAAGCCCTCGACGCGCTGCCCTCCCACGAGGTGCGGGTCGAGGGCGGGGCCTTCGACGTGGACGACGAGCACTACGGGCGCATCGTCGAGCGCGTCCTGCGGGACGAGATCGGCCGGGGCGAGGGGGCCAACTTCGTCATCCGCCGCACGTACGAGGGGGAGATCCCCGGCTTCGGCAGGGCCGACGCCCTCGCGCTCTTCCGGCGGCTGCTGCTCGGCGAGCGGGGCGCCTACTGGACGTACGTCGTGCACACCGGGGAGCGCACGCTGGTGGGCGCCAGCCCCGAGGTGCACGTGCGGATGTCCGGCGGGACCGTCGTCATGAACCCCATCAGCGGAACCTACCGCTACCCCGCCGAGGGGCCGACCCCCGAGGACCTGCTCGCCTTCCTCGCCGACGGCAAGGAGATCGAGGAGCTCTCGATGGTCGTCGACGAGGAGCTCAAGATGATGTGCACGGTGGGCGACATGGGCGGTGTCGTGGTCGGCCCCCGCCTCAAGGAGATGGCCCATCTCGCGCACACCGAGTACGAGTTGAGGGGCAAGTCGTCGCTGGACGTGCGCGAGGTCCTCAAGGAGACGATGTTCGCGGCGACCGTCACCGGCTCTCCCGTGCAGAACGCCTGCCGGGTCATCGAGCGCCACGAGGCAGGGGGCCGCGGCTACTACGCGGGGGCCCTCGCCCTCATCGGCCGTGACGCGGGCGGCGCGCAGACCCTGGACTCCCCCATCCTGATCCGTACCGCCGACATCTCCCCTGCCGGGCGCCTGCGGGTCCCGGTCGGCGCGACGCTGGTGCGCGGCTCGGATCCGGCGGGCGAGGTCGCCGAGACGCACGCGAAGGCCGCGGGGGTGCTCGCGGCCCTGGGCGTACGTCCCGGCAGGCCGCGGCACGAGGACGCGCGCCCCGCGCTTGCCGACGACCCGCGCGTGCGGGCGGCCCTGGACGGGCGGCGGTCCGGGCTCGCGCCGTTCTGGCTGCGGATGCAGGAGCCGTCGCGCGAGCTGGCCGGGCACGCGCTCGTCGTGGACGGCGAGGACACGTTCACCGCGATGCTCGCGCACGTCCTGCGCTCGTCGGGGCTGACCGTCTCCGTGCGCCGCTACGACGAGCCGGGGCTGCGCGAGGAGGTCCTCGCGCACGAGGGGCCTGTCGTGCTCGGTCCGGGCCCCGGCGACCCGTCCGACCTCACCGATCCGAAGATGCGGTTCCTGCGCTCGCTCGCGGCGGAGGTGATCGGGAAGCACCGGCACGGCGTTCTCGGCGTCTGCCTGGGCCACGAGCTGATCGCGGCCGAGCTCGGCCTGGAGATCGTCAGGAAGGACGTGCCCCACCAGGGCGCGCAGACCCGCGTCGACCTGTTCGGGCGGCCCGAGACGGTCGGGTTCTACAACAGCTTCGTGGCGCGCTGCGACGACGAGGCGGCGGCCGAGCTGGCCGCGCACGGCGTCGAGGTCAGCAGGGACGCGGCGAACGGCGAGGTGCACGCGGTGCGCGGTCCCGGCTTCGGAGGCGTGCAGTTCCATCCGGAGTCGGTGCTCACCCTGCGCGGCGCGGCGATCGTGCGGGAGCTGCTCGGTCAGCTCTTGGGCGCCGCGGGGACCAGCACGTTCTCCGAGCGGCGGCCCGCCCGGTAG
- a CDS encoding 2-hydroxyacid dehydrogenase: protein MEILAFGVQSDEKPLIEKAFAGHHEVRCLDVFLNEDTAPIAAGYEIVSSSVNATLNNRVLQTLAAGGTQLIAQRSTGFNNIDLQVAERLGLTVARVSSYSPYSVAEFAWTLAMAVNRRIVRASNRTRDFDFRLDGLMGRDLRGRTVGVLGTGKIGEAFTRIAHGFGMNLLGWDVARNPACVELGMTYVEKDKLFAEADLISLHVPLLPATQHIIGADALRMMKDDAILVNSSRGGLIDTEALVAELRAGRFTGVGLDVYEAEAGLFFLDKSLEVVEDDTLARLVTFPNVVVTSHQAYYTVDAVGQIIDTTVRNVLDYRAGRRSENVLVPAAPKS from the coding sequence ATGGAGATCCTCGCATTTGGTGTGCAGTCGGACGAAAAGCCGCTGATCGAGAAGGCTTTCGCGGGCCACCACGAGGTCCGCTGCCTCGACGTCTTCCTCAACGAGGACACCGCTCCCATCGCCGCCGGCTACGAGATCGTCTCCTCCAGCGTCAACGCCACCCTCAACAACCGGGTGCTCCAGACCCTCGCGGCCGGCGGCACGCAGCTGATCGCCCAGCGCTCCACCGGGTTCAACAACATCGACCTCCAGGTCGCCGAGCGCCTCGGCCTGACCGTCGCCCGCGTCTCGTCCTACTCGCCGTACTCGGTGGCCGAGTTCGCCTGGACCCTCGCGATGGCCGTCAACCGCCGCATCGTGCGCGCGAGCAACCGCACCCGCGACTTCGACTTCCGCCTCGACGGCCTGATGGGCCGCGATCTGCGCGGCCGCACCGTCGGCGTGCTCGGCACCGGCAAGATCGGCGAGGCGTTCACCCGGATCGCGCACGGCTTCGGCATGAACCTGCTCGGCTGGGACGTCGCGCGGAACCCGGCCTGCGTCGAGCTCGGCATGACGTACGTCGAGAAGGACAAGCTCTTCGCCGAGGCCGACCTGATCAGCCTGCACGTCCCGCTGCTCCCCGCGACGCAGCACATCATCGGCGCCGACGCGCTGCGCATGATGAAGGACGACGCGATCCTCGTGAACTCCAGCCGAGGCGGTCTGATCGACACCGAGGCGCTGGTCGCCGAATTGCGCGCGGGGCGCTTCACGGGCGTGGGCCTCGACGTGTACGAGGCGGAGGCCGGGCTCTTCTTCCTCGACAAGTCCCTGGAGGTCGTCGAGGACGACACCCTGGCCCGCCTCGTCACCTTCCCCAACGTCGTGGTGACCTCGCACCAGGCGTACTACACCGTGGACGCGGTCGGCCAGATCATCGACACCACGGTGCGGAACGTCCTGGACTACCGGGCGGGCCGCCGCTCGGAGAACGTGCTGGTCCCCGCGGCGCCCAAGAGCTGA